The genomic interval TTTAAGGCTTCCCTTCTGTGCATTCTGGTTGTTTCTACGGTTATGTTGAGGGGCCTCAGGCGTGCTATCGCCGTTTCGCTGCTCTTGTTGTTCGTTGCATCAGCGGCCCACGCTCAATCGATGAGCTATTCCGGCACGTGGCAGTTCCGAAAAGTCCCGATCCCTACAACAGCGGGCGGCCTCCGGCTTGTGCTGGCTGATCTATCTCCGGATAGCGAGTACTCAATAGGAATCGAAGCGAAAGATGTTAGTCAAGGAACACTCGTGGTGGGTGCAGCTGTGGTCGATGCGTCCGGACCAATGCGCCACCTGAAGTCCATCGATAACTGGCCCTCCGGGCAAGTAGTCGTTACGGACTCAACGATCCGAATTCTCGGTAACGGAAATGGCAACGCGCTGGTCGTGTGAGGGACCGTCCCGACGGGAACTCGCGTGACCGTCGAGAACGCGTCGGGCCAGGTGGCGGCCGTCACAGTGGGAGGCGATAGCAGCCTGCTCCTTCACAACGGGGTGTCTGTCGCTGAGCCTGTTCGGGGCCTTGGGACAATCACACGGCAGATTCTCCACCGCACCGCGACCGCATCCTCACAAGCGCCGCAGGAGTTGGTGGCCCTGGGCACCGGTGGCTACTTTGCCACGCCCCGAGGACTGGCCTCACACATCATAACGTTCTCAAAGCCTGCATATCCCGGTACTATCGCTCATGTAATGTCAGCGCAGCTGAAGATCCGTATCGATGAGACTGGGCGAGTTGTCTCGCAGCAATCACTGGAGGGGGACGCGCTGGCCCTGGCCGCATGTTCTCGGTCGATTAAGAACTGGCAGTTTCGCCCGTTTGTCGCTGCGGGAGCTCCCGTGCGTGTTGACGCCCATGTCATCTTCTGGTTTGGCGCCGACGGCTCGGTTACATCTCCGATCATTACCGAGATGGCGCGGTAGCGCGCGCTCAAGGCTGTATTCCTTCGCAAGTTGCCAGGTCGAAAGACCTCTTTTCCTCAAGCGCGTCGAGCTTGGCAGCATGCGAACGAGATGACCACCGAACCACCGTCCCTCGTCCCCGAAATTGCCGATCTCGACGCCGCCTACAACCCTTGGACGCCGCGCGCCCGGGCCAACGCGCACGGCTCGCCGCCTGCAGGTGACAACGCCACCACCGACGTCATGCTCACCCGCCCCGACATCATCTGACTGGCGAGGGAACCCGTGGCCGCGCGATTTGTGATTTCCACGGCGAGCAGAGATACTCGCTCGGGATGAACTTCGTCACCCGGCAACGCAATCTGCGTGAGGCACTCCAGCGCGCGAAGCTCGACGCGCTGCTGGTCACGCATCTGCCCAATGTGCGCTACCTGTGCGGATTCACCGGGAGCGCGGCGGCGCTGATCGTGCCGGCGAACGGCCGTCCGGTGTTCCTGACCGATGGCCGCTACACGGAGCAGGCCCGCCAGGAGGTCAGCGGCGCACGCGTGGTCATCAGCCGCGGGCCGCTGCTGGCGGAAGCGGCGAAGCATGTGCGGCGCGGCGCGCTTGGCATTGAGGCCGAGCGGATGACGCTGGCGGAGGTGAAGGGCTTGAAGAAGGGGCTGCCGGCTGGAATCCGCCTCCGGGAAACCGCGGGGCTGGTGGAGCGGCTGCGGTTAATAAAGGAGGAGGACGAGCTGGCCGTCATCCGACAGGCGGTCCGGCTGGGGTCGAGCCTGTTCCCCACGGCCTTGAAGGCGCTGCGTCGCGGGAAGGACCAGGCCACGACCGAATCCGCCGTCGCTGCCGCCATCGAGTACGCGGCGCGCACGGCGGGGGCGAGCGGCATGGCTTTTGAAACCATTGTCGCCGCGGGACGGCGCTCGGCGCTGCCGCACGGCGTGGCGAGCGCGCAGCGGCTGCCGCACGGCGGCTTCGTAGTGCTGGATTATGGTGTTATACTCGCCGGTTATTGTTCGGACATGGCGCGCACTGTGCACGTAGGGAAGCCTTCGGCGCGTGCGCGGGGCATGTACGACGCGGTCCTGGACGCGCAACTGGCTGCACTGGAAGCAGTTAGGCCAGGGGCGACGGCCGGCGAGGTGGACCAGGCGGCGCGCCGCGTGCTGGAAAAGGCTGGGCTGGGAAGGTGGTTTACGCATTCCACCGGGCACGGCGTGGGCCTGGAGATCCACGAGATTCCGCGGCTGGCGCGCAGGCAAAAGGACGTGCTTGAGCCCGGCATGGTGATCACCATCGAGCCTGGAGCGTACGTGCCGGGGTTTGGGGGCGTGCGCATCGAGGACATGGTGGCCGTCACCCGGCGGGGCCGCGAGGTGCTGACTCCGACCACGAAAGAGCTGCTGATACTTTGATCCATTCGAACCAGCGTCGGGGCCGGGCGGCAAACAGCCCCACTCAAGCCAGAAGAGGGCTTGAAGGGGCGCCCGCCGCACGGGGCAGTCCAAAGGCCTCCCGGGCCGTGGCGTCGTCCAGCCGCATCAGCGGTTTTGAATGAACCAAAAAGAACTGAAAGAACTCATCGAGTTCCTGATCGAGAAGGACATCGCCGAGTTCGAACTCGAGCGCGGCGATGTGAAGGTGCGCATCAAGCGAGCGCTGCCTGCCGACGCGACCGCACAGGTGATTCCAAGCGTGGCGCACGTGTCGCCTGCGGTGACGCTGGCGCCGGTTGCGGGCCCGGCGGCGCAGCCGGCGGTGGCGCATCCGCATCCGCATACGGCGGCGCCGGCAACGAGCGCGTCTGCCGCGGCGCGTCCCGCGGAAGAAGAAGGCCTGCACACCATCCAGTCGCCCATCGTGGGCACGTTCTACGACGCGCCGTCGCCCGGCGCGCCACCGTTCGTGAAAGTGGGCGACGTGGTGGAGAAGGGACAGGTGCTGTGCATCATCGAGGCGATGAAGCTGATGAACGAGATCGAGTCCGACCTGGCCGGCGAGATCGTGAAAAAGCTGGTGAACAACGGCCAGCCGGTGGAGTACGGCCAGGCGCTGTTCGCGATCAAGCCGCGATGAGGCAGCCGTCAGCACTCAGCATTCAGCCGGCAAACGGCATCTGCGAAGGCGCGCTCTCGAAGCCGCCTGTCGAAGGGCTGAATGCTGACGGCTGAGCGCTGAGTGCTCGATGCCGTAGCGGCAATGTTCTGCAGCCAGCCATGTTCAAAAAGATTCTCATTGCCAATCGAGGAGAAATTGCCCTGCGGGTGATTTGCGCCTGCAAGGAGCTGGGCATCCGCACGGTCGCCATCTACAGCGAGGCCGACCGCAATTCACTGCACGCGCGCTTCGCCGATGAGGCCATCTGCATCGGGCCGCCGCGCCTGGGCGAGAGCTACCTGAACATTCCCGCGGTGATCAGCGCCGCCGAAATCGCCAACGTGGAGGCGATCCATCCCGGCTATGGGCTGCTGAGCGAGAACGCCAACTTCGCCGAAGTGGTGGAGACCTGCCACATGAAGTTCATCGGGCCTCCGCCCGACGTGACGCGCCTGATGGGGGAGAAGGAAAAGGCGCGCATGGCGATGAAGCAGCACGGCGTGCCGATCCTGCCGGGATCGGAAGGCGTGATCGCGAACGAAAGCGACGCGCTGCAGTGGGCGCGGCAGGTGGGTTTTCCGGTGATCGTGAAGGCGTCGGCCGGGGGCGGCGGACGCGGCATGCGCGTGATCCGCTCGGAAAAGGAGTTGCCCCAGCTGTTTCTGGCGGCGCAGTCGGAGGCCGCGGCGGCGTTCGGCAACGGCGACCTCTACATGGAGAAGTTCATCGAGCGGCCGCGGCACATCGAGTTCCAGGTGCTGGCCGACGCGTACGGGCACGTGGTTAGCCTGGGCGAGCGCGAGTGCAGCATCCAGCGGCGGCACCAAAAGCTGCTGGAGGAGTCGCCCTCGACGCAGGTCACGCCCGCGTTGCGCGAGGAAGTGGGCAAGAAGCTGGTGAACACGCTCTCGCACATCGGATACGTGAACGCGGGCACGGTCGAGTTCCTGATGGACGAAGACCGCAGCCTGCACTTCATCGAGATGAACACGCGCATCCAGGTGGAGCATCCGGTGACCGAGATGGTCACGGGCATTGATCTGGTGAAGAGCCAGATCCTGATCGCGGCGGGCGAGCGGCTGGACTCGGTGCTGCCGGCGAAGATCGAGTACCGCGGACACGCGATCGAGTGCCGCATCAACGCCGAACATCCGGAGAAGTTCACGCCGTCGGCGGGAAAGATCACCGCGTTCAACACGCCCGGCGGCACGGGCGTCCGCGTGGACACGGCGGCGTACGCGGAGGGCGTGATCCCGCCGTACTACGACTCGCTCATCGCGAAGCTGATTACGCACGGGAAAGACCGCGCCGAGGCGATCTCGCGCATGCGACGCGCGCTGGATATGTTCGTGGTGGAGGGAATCTACACCAGTATCCCGCTGCACAAGCGCATCGTGAACGACGCCGACTTCATCGCCGGGCGCTTCGACACCAAGTTCATGGAGCGCTTCCTGGCCGGGCCCAAAGAGAAAGAGCAGGGAGCGGCATGACACGATTGCGGAATTGCCGAATTGCGGAAGCGCGGAATTGAAATGCTTCCGCGACTGTATGCGATCGTTGACGCAGGCCCCTTCGCGCGTGAGCCCGATCCCACGGCGGCGCTGCTGACTTTCACCCGTGAGCTGCTGGCCGGCGGAGCGACGCTGATCCAGTATCGCAACAAGCAGGGAAGCGCGCGGCAGATGCTGGCCGAGGCGCGGGAGCTGCGGCGGATCGTATGCGCCGCCGGGCCGCGCCCGGAGGAGACGTCCGGGCCTGCGCATGCCCGCGCTCCTCAAAGGCCTCCGGGCCGGGCAACGCGAGATGAACGTTCAGCGGTTTTCCTGATCATGAACGACCGGGTTGACCTGGCGATTGCGGCCGGGTTCGACGGCGTGCACCTGGGGCAGGATGATCTGTCGCCGGAGGCGGCGCGCAGGATCCTGGCCGCCGCACAAGGCCAGCAAACTGCACAATCGCCGGATTCGGCAACCCTCCAAAAGCCGCTCTGGATGGGCGTTTCCACGCATTCGGCGGAACAGGTCGCGGCGGCCGACCAGACTTCGGCGGACTACATTGCGGTCGGGCCGGTGTTTGCAACCGCGTCGAAGGCAAGTGCCGATGCAGTGATTGGGCTTGCGGGCGTGCGCGCGGCGCGGCGCGCAACGGCAAAGCCGCTGGTGGCGATTGGCGGCATCACGCGCGCGAACTTCCGCAGCGTGCTGGATGCGGGCGCGGATTCGGTGGCCGTTATCTCCGATCTACTGCTCGAACCGAGAGCGGCGGCACAGGAGTTCCAGAGCTAGCCGATTGCCGATCAGTGATTCTCGTGTAACATTCCGCCACCCATTTCATGTTCAGCTTGCTGATCAGCATCTTCGCGTCACTGCTGCCGCTGCGCTGGCGGCGGAGCTGGCTCGGCGACCAGGAAGTGGGGATGAAGCGCGGCGCCATTTTCTCCGGCGTACTGGAGCTGGTGGGCAGCGGGCTGACGCTGTGGTTCCGCTATCCGACGTTCATCCACGGGATGATGGCGGAGGCGGGCGCGCAGGTGGCAGCGCGCACCGCGAACGACAGGCTTTCGGCCGGCATTTCCGACTTCAGCATCGGCTTCCTCGGACTGTGGGTGTACATTCTCACGCCGATCAACCTCTTCCTTATCTATTGCTGTGCGGAAGGCGCGCTGCGGACGATGGCCGCGGTTGCGACCAGCGAAGTCGTGCCCTCGATGCCGTTGCAACTCATCGCCTGGCTGCAGGGAGCGGGGCGTCGCAAGTACGCGAGCCACTCGCTTGGGCCGCGGCTGGTGGACACGGTGATTGCCGGCATCTCGCCCGAGTACGACCTGCGGATTGACGCCAGCCGTCCGAAGCAGTGGACGAAGCTGACCACGATCCGCTACAACGACGAGCTGTTTGAAGTGGCCAAGGAGATGACGGGTCCGTTTCCGCACCGATACGTGTACTTCCTGAAGCGAATCCCGCCGGGGAAGGTCGTGCGCGGACTGCACGATTACGATCCGGAAGAGACACTGCAGCCCGATTCGTGATTTGCGGTTGAAGAGCGGTCAGGGCAGCGGCGTCCGTGGTTGAGACTTCCCGGATCGGGTGGCGGCGGCGCGGGCGGTTGTGGGGTCGTGCGACTCCGCGGACGATGCCGCGGAGCGGCCTCGCCCGCTTTCCGCTCAGGACAACTCGGTGAGGGGGTGATCGCGGAGCGACATTGTCCGTCAGGATGACCCGGTGAGTGCGGTCATCCCCGCGTCGGTCCTTTAGTTTGTGATTTCGCAATTCTGCTCGCCCAATTCAGGCAGTTTTGGGGTAAAACTGTGTTACAAGGGCCCAACGGACAGCCGCCCATTTGACGACTGAAGCCAAAACCCTCCCCATGGCCGCGCGCGGCGCGGCCGCCCACGATCCCGAGCTGGTCAAAGGCCTGGGCCTGACCAGCGCCACCACGCTGGTCATGGGCTCGATGATCGGGTCGGGCATCTTCATTGTTTCCGCCGACATTGCCCGCCTGGTGGACTCGCCCGCGCTGCTGATCGGCGCGTGGCTGGTGACCGGATTCATGACGATCGTGGGCGCGCTCTGCTACGGCGAGCTGGCGGCCATGATGCCCAAGGCCGGCGGCCAGTACGTGTTCCTGCGCGAGGGGCTGGGGCCGCTGTGGGGCTTCCTCTACGGCTGGACATTGTTCCTGGTGATACAGACCGGGACGGTCGCGGCGGTCGGCGTGGCGTTCGGCAAGTTCCTCGGCTACTTCATGCCGTCGGTCTCGTCGACGAACTGGATCTGGCACATCGCGCACGTGCCGCCCATCCACATCGGTCCCATGGTGCTGGGCAACATGGACGTGGGGCTGAACACGCAGAACCTGACCGCGATCCTGGTGGTGGCGGTGCTCACCGTCATCAACATTTTCGGGCTGAAGGGCGGGGCGCTGGTGCAGAACGTGTTCACCATCGCCAAGACGTCGGCGCTGCTGGGACTGGTGCTGATTGGCATTGCGGTGGGACGGAACCCGCAGGCGATCGCGCTGAACTACGGCGACTTCTGGCGCAATGCGTCGCTCGGAGCGCAGCACGCGGTGGCGGGCGGCGTGTTCGTGGGCACGCTGACGATCCTGGCGGTGGCGCAGGTGGGTTCGCTGTTTTCCGCCGACGCGTGGAACAACGTGACGTTCACCGCGGCCGAGGTGAAGAACCCGAGCCGGAACCTGCCGCTCTCGCTGGCGCTGGGCACGGGAATCGTGATCGCGCTCTACGTGGCGGCAAACTTCGTATACCTGGCCGTTCTCCCGATGGATGGGTCGGCGGCGGGGGCGACGGTGCTGGAGCGCGGCATCAAGTTTGCCGCCGAAGACCGCGTGGGCACGGCGGTGATGCAGCAGATCTTCGGTTCGGCGGGCGCGGCGCTGATGGCGGTGGCCATCCTGCTCTCGACGTTCGGGTGCTGCAACGGGCTGATCCTGGCGGGCGCGCGCGTGTACTACGCGATGGCCAAGGACGGGCTGTTCTTCGAGCGCGTGGCGCAGGTGCATCCCAAGTACAAGACGCCGGTGGTTTCGCTGATCGTGCAGGGGGTGTGGACGGCGATGCTGGCGCTGTCGGGAAGCTACGGGCAGCTGCTGGACTACATCATCTTCGCGGTGCTGGTCTTCTACATTCTTACGATCCTCGGCCTGTTCGTGTTGCGCAGGAAGCAGCCGGACGCGCCGCGTCCGTACCGCGCGGTGGGTTATCCGGTGTTGCCGGCGATTTACATCGTGATGGCGCTGTTCATTGACGTTGTGCTGCTGCGCTACAAGCCGCAGTACACGTGGCCGGGACTGATCATCGTGTTGCTGGGCATTCCCGTGTACCTGCTGTGGTCGCGCCGTTCGCGGCATGTCGCGGCCGACGCGTAACTCTCCAAGGAGCGGAAATACCGAATGGCAAACCTGTTTGCAACCAAGAGTATCGATTCGCTGATGGGCGAGGCGCGCGAGACGGGCGAACACAGCCTGAAGCGAACGCTGGGGCCGGTGAACCTGATCATGCTGGGCATCGGCGCCATCATCGGCGCGGGCCTGTTCGTGCGTACGGCCGCGGCGATCGCCGACCGCGCGGGTCCGTCGGTGACGGTCGCCTTCATCGTGGCCGGCGCCGGGTGCGCTTTTGCCGGACTGTGCTACGCGGAATTCGCGTCCATGATCCCAGTGGCGGGCAGCGCTTACACGTACTCGTACGCCACCATGGGCGAGCTGGTGGCGTGGATCATCGGCTGGGACCTGGTGCTGGAGTATGCGGTGGGAGCGGCGACGGTTTCCATCGCATGGAGCGAATACGCCAATCGCGTGCTCAGCTGGTTCGGCCTGACGATCCCGTATCAGTGGAGCCATTCGCCGTTCGAGATGATGCATGAAACGGGCACGCGGGGCATCATCAATATTCCCGCGATCATCATCCTGGCGGTCCTCTCGCTGCTGCTGATCAAGGGCACGAAGGAATCGGCGATCGTGAACGGCATCATCGTGGTGCTGAAGGTTTCGATCGTGATTCTGGTGATCGCGATCGGCTGGGGCTTCATCAACCCGGCCAACCACACGCCGTTCATTCCCGAGGCGACGAAATACGTGACGCCGACGGGCATTACGCACAACTACGGCGGAATCCTCGGCATCCTCGGGGCCGCGGGCGTGGTGTTCTTCGCCTACATCGGATTCGACGCGGTATCGACGGCGGCGCAGGAAGCGCGCAACCCGGGCCGCGACATGCCCATCGGCATCCTCGGATCGCTGGTGATCTGCACGGTACTGTACGTGCTGTTCGCGTACGTGCTGAGCGGCGTGGCCACGGTGCAGGACTTCCGTTCGAGCGGGCGCGAGGCGTCGGTGGCGTTCGCCATCAGCAAGTACATGCACGGGTACGAGTGGCTGTCGAAGTCGGTGACGGTGGCGATCCTGGCGGGATTCTCGTCGGTCATCCTGGTGATGTTGCTCGGCCAGTCGCGGGTGTTCTACTCGATGAGCAAGGACGGGCTGGTGCCGCGGATCTTCTCCGAGGTGCATCCGAAGTTCCGCACGCCGTACAAGTCGAACATGCTGTTCTTCGTGTTCACCGGCCTGTTCGCCGCGTTCATTCCCGAGGACATCGTGGGAGAGATGACAAGCATCGGCACGCTGTTCGCGTTCGTGCTGGTGTGCATCGGCGTGTGGATCCTCCGGCGACAGCGTCCCGACCTGCCACGCGCGTTCCGCGTGCCGGCGGTGCCGGTGGTCTCGATCATCGGCGTGGTGGTTTGCGGCTCGATGATCTACGGCCTGGGCTGGACGAACTGGATGCGGCTGCTGGTGTGGCTGGCAATCGGCCTGCTGTTCTACTTCACGTACGGCCGCAAGCACAGCCGCGTGCAGAGCGGGGAGCAGTTCACGGCAGCATCGCAGCGCTAACCGTTCGGCTGGAGTTGTGGCGGCCCTTCGCTACCCGCGAAGGGCCGCGCTGTTTGTGACTTTGCAAATGATGAATCGTTGGGCGCCCGCCGGGCTGTTGCTCATCGCGCTGGCCGCATTTGTGGCGCCGATGCTGCGCGTGAGCGGGAACGCGCCGATTCACTTCACTGGAACCGAACTCGTCATGGGGACGACGTTCCAGCCGGGCAGTCCACTGGCATTTCTGGGGCATGTGCAGCCGGAGCCAGCGGCGCAACTGGCGGCTGCTGGGTGTCTGCTGGCGCTGGTGGCCGCCTCGTTGGGCGATGCGCGCTGGCGGCGGCTCGGATCGCTTTTGGCAGCCGGTGGAGTGGCGGCGATGTTGCTGCTGCCATGGCGCTCGGTGAGCGTGGCGCCGCGGCTGGTGACGCGCGGCATGGAGATCGCTCCGGAAACGGGCTACTATGTCGCGCTGATCGCGCTGGCGGCAGCGTCGGTTTGGCTGGCGGTAATGCCGGGCGCCGCGGCGCGCGGCGAGCACCGATGAGGGCACTCCGTAACCTGAAGCTGATCGCGGCGGCCCTGCTGCTGCTCACCCTGGTGGGCATGGCCGGCTTCCACTTCATCGAAGGCTGGCCGTGGTTCGACGGCTTCTACATGGTGGTGACCACGTTCACCACGATCGGCTACCAGGAAGTGCATCCGTTGTCGCATGCGGGGCGGGTGTTCAATGCGGGACTGATCATCACCGGCGTGGTGCTGGTGTTTCTCGGCATCGGGTCACTGACGCAGGCGCTGTTAGAATTCGAACTCGGAAACTTCTTCGGCAGGCGGCGCATGGAGCGCGATATCGGCCGGCTGACCGGCCACACCATCATCTGCGGAGCGGGACGCGTTGGGCGAAGCGTGGCGCGTGAGCTGGCGCGCAAGCCGGCGCCGTTTCTGGTGGTGGACACGAAGCCCGAAAAGCTGGAGCGGCTCGAGCCGGAGTGGCTCTCGCTCGTCGCCGACGCCACGCAGGAAGAGGCGC from Terriglobales bacterium carries:
- a CDS encoding amino acid permease; amino-acid sequence: MANLFATKSIDSLMGEARETGEHSLKRTLGPVNLIMLGIGAIIGAGLFVRTAAAIADRAGPSVTVAFIVAGAGCAFAGLCYAEFASMIPVAGSAYTYSYATMGELVAWIIGWDLVLEYAVGAATVSIAWSEYANRVLSWFGLTIPYQWSHSPFEMMHETGTRGIINIPAIIILAVLSLLLIKGTKESAIVNGIIVVLKVSIVILVIAIGWGFINPANHTPFIPEATKYVTPTGITHNYGGILGILGAAGVVFFAYIGFDAVSTAAQEARNPGRDMPIGILGSLVICTVLYVLFAYVLSGVATVQDFRSSGREASVAFAISKYMHGYEWLSKSVTVAILAGFSSVILVMLLGQSRVFYSMSKDGLVPRIFSEVHPKFRTPYKSNMLFFVFTGLFAAFIPEDIVGEMTSIGTLFAFVLVCIGVWILRRQRPDLPRAFRVPAVPVVSIIGVVVCGSMIYGLGWTNWMRLLVWLAIGLLFYFTYGRKHSRVQSGEQFTAASQR
- the accB gene encoding acetyl-CoA carboxylase biotin carboxyl carrier protein, with the translated sequence MNQKELKELIEFLIEKDIAEFELERGDVKVRIKRALPADATAQVIPSVAHVSPAVTLAPVAGPAAQPAVAHPHPHTAAPATSASAAARPAEEEGLHTIQSPIVGTFYDAPSPGAPPFVKVGDVVEKGQVLCIIEAMKLMNEIESDLAGEIVKKLVNNGQPVEYGQALFAIKPR
- a CDS encoding amino acid permease — translated: MAARGAAAHDPELVKGLGLTSATTLVMGSMIGSGIFIVSADIARLVDSPALLIGAWLVTGFMTIVGALCYGELAAMMPKAGGQYVFLREGLGPLWGFLYGWTLFLVIQTGTVAAVGVAFGKFLGYFMPSVSSTNWIWHIAHVPPIHIGPMVLGNMDVGLNTQNLTAILVVAVLTVINIFGLKGGALVQNVFTIAKTSALLGLVLIGIAVGRNPQAIALNYGDFWRNASLGAQHAVAGGVFVGTLTILAVAQVGSLFSADAWNNVTFTAAEVKNPSRNLPLSLALGTGIVIALYVAANFVYLAVLPMDGSAAGATVLERGIKFAAEDRVGTAVMQQIFGSAGAALMAVAILLSTFGCCNGLILAGARVYYAMAKDGLFFERVAQVHPKYKTPVVSLIVQGVWTAMLALSGSYGQLLDYIIFAVLVFYILTILGLFVLRRKQPDAPRPYRAVGYPVLPAIYIVMALFIDVVLLRYKPQYTWPGLIIVLLGIPVYLLWSRRSRHVAADA
- a CDS encoding Xaa-Pro peptidase family protein yields the protein MNFVTRQRNLREALQRAKLDALLVTHLPNVRYLCGFTGSAAALIVPANGRPVFLTDGRYTEQARQEVSGARVVISRGPLLAEAAKHVRRGALGIEAERMTLAEVKGLKKGLPAGIRLRETAGLVERLRLIKEEDELAVIRQAVRLGSSLFPTALKALRRGKDQATTESAVAAAIEYAARTAGASGMAFETIVAAGRRSALPHGVASAQRLPHGGFVVLDYGVILAGYCSDMARTVHVGKPSARARGMYDAVLDAQLAALEAVRPGATAGEVDQAARRVLEKAGLGRWFTHSTGHGVGLEIHEIPRLARRQKDVLEPGMVITIEPGAYVPGFGGVRIEDMVAVTRRGREVLTPTTKELLIL
- the accC gene encoding acetyl-CoA carboxylase biotin carboxylase subunit is translated as MFKKILIANRGEIALRVICACKELGIRTVAIYSEADRNSLHARFADEAICIGPPRLGESYLNIPAVISAAEIANVEAIHPGYGLLSENANFAEVVETCHMKFIGPPPDVTRLMGEKEKARMAMKQHGVPILPGSEGVIANESDALQWARQVGFPVIVKASAGGGGRGMRVIRSEKELPQLFLAAQSEAAAAFGNGDLYMEKFIERPRHIEFQVLADAYGHVVSLGERECSIQRRHQKLLEESPSTQVTPALREEVGKKLVNTLSHIGYVNAGTVEFLMDEDRSLHFIEMNTRIQVEHPVTEMVTGIDLVKSQILIAAGERLDSVLPAKIEYRGHAIECRINAEHPEKFTPSAGKITAFNTPGGTGVRVDTAAYAEGVIPPYYDSLIAKLITHGKDRAEAISRMRRALDMFVVEGIYTSIPLHKRIVNDADFIAGRFDTKFMERFLAGPKEKEQGAA
- a CDS encoding thiamine phosphate synthase, with the translated sequence MLPRLYAIVDAGPFAREPDPTAALLTFTRELLAGGATLIQYRNKQGSARQMLAEARELRRIVCAAGPRPEETSGPAHARAPQRPPGRATRDERSAVFLIMNDRVDLAIAAGFDGVHLGQDDLSPEAARRILAAAQGQQTAQSPDSATLQKPLWMGVSTHSAEQVAAADQTSADYIAVGPVFATASKASADAVIGLAGVRAARRATAKPLVAIGGITRANFRSVLDAGADSVAVISDLLLEPRAAAQEFQS